The Macaca nemestrina isolate mMacNem1 chromosome 17, mMacNem.hap1, whole genome shotgun sequence genome contains the following window.
tcaaaaccacactgagataccatttataccagtcagaatgactattatcaaaaagtaaaaaagtaacagatactggtgaggttgtagagaaaaggaaatgtttacaCACTTGTGGcagggatgtaaattagttcagccactgtggaaagcagtttggagacttctcaaagaacttaaaacagaactaacatttgacccagcaatcccattactgggtatatacccaaagcaacagaaataattctactataggccagatgcggtggctcacgcctgtaatcctagcaatttgggaggcagaggccagtggatcacctgaggtcaggagttcgagatcagcctgaccaacatggagaaaccctgtctctactaaaaatacaaaattagccaggcatggtggcacatctcTGTAATctcagtgacttgggaggctgaggcaggagaatcgcttgaacccgggaggtggaggttgcagtgagccaagatcgctccattgtactccagcctgggcaacaacagtgaaactccgtctcaaaaaaaaaaaagaaagaaaagaaaaaagagataattctactataaagacacatgtacacatatgctcatcgcagcactatttacaataacaaaaacatggaatcagcctaggtgcccatcagtggtggactggataatggaaatgtggtacatagaatactacacagccataaaaaagaaggagattggccgggcacggtgggtcatgcctgtaatcccagcatttgggagacgaggcaggtagatcacaaggtcaggagttcgagaccagcctgaccaacatggtcaaaccccatctctattaaaaatacaaaaattagccagatgtggtggcacacgcctataatcccagctactcaggaggctgaggcaggagaatggttagaatctgggaggtggaggttgcaatgagccgagatcacgcctttgcacttcaacccaggcaacagagcgagactctatctcaaaaataaaaagaacgaGATTGGTTAAGGGTgatggctcacgccggtaatcccagcactttgggaggctgaggcgggcagatcacctgagatcaggagtttgagaccagcctggctaacatagtgaaacccggtttctactaaaaatacaaaaaattagctggatgtggtggcacgtgtctgtaatcccagctacttgggaggctgaggcaggagaatcccttgaacctgggagacagaggttgcagtgagccaagattattccactgcactccagcctgggcaacaaaagcgaaacaaaacaaagataaaaacaaagaaaagaatgagatcatgttctttgcagcaacatggattgaTCTGGAGAATATTATCTTAAGTAACTAACAAAGGGACGGAAAACCAAATGTTCTAACTTATAAATGGAAGCTAAACGTtgagtacccagggacacaaagaagagaacgatagactaggcgcagtggctcatacctatgattccagcactttggtaggccaaggcgggtggatcacctgaggtcaggagttcatgagcagtctggccaacatagcgaaaacccgtctctacttaaaaatacaaaaattagccaggtgtggtggctagagtgcagtggcacaatctcagctcactgcaacctccgcctcccaggttcaaaccactctcttgcctcagtctcccgagtcactgggattgcaggcacctgccaccatgcctagctaatttctgcatttttagcagagacagggttttaccaagttggccaggctggtctcgaactcctgacctcgtgatccacccgccttggtctcccaaagtactgggattacaggcgtgagccaccgcatccggccagtATCTGTGAATTTTGATATGAGAGCAAGAACATTTAAAACCCTTATATTTACAAATTGATGTTTGTTTGCATGAAGGCCTTGGTGAAAGTTGACCAAAAGTCACCCTGTGGACTGTcagcatctttctttctctctctctctttcagggtAAAAACCCCAAAGCTGTCATCAGCATTAAGGACTTGAATGCCACCTTCCAGACAGAGAAGATAGGGCACCCCCACGGGCTGCAGATCACCTACAGGAGAGATGGCCACATCAGGAACCTGTTTGTGTATCATGAAAGTGGGAAGGTGAGATGACTGGAgttgccacctccacctccagctcGCACCCCAGGACTTGGCAGGTGCAGCTCACCACCTCCCCTGCTCACTGGTGCTGTGCTCAGCTGCCTCTAGAGATTTTCTGCTACCATTTGCCTTAATCTATCGTCACTTCCCAGTCTGAGACACAGATATGAGGAGGGCAGGGTGAGATCAGAGAGAGGAACCTGGCAAGTACCATGGCTGTATCTGAACAGTGCACAGCCACCAATGAAAGTCCAGTTACAGAAGTGACTATGCCCAGGAATGCAAAGCCAGGTAGGGCCagaggttattttatttatttatttattttttatccaaaATGTGTTTATTGAGATGGTTTCCCACTCATCTTGATTCAGAGTGCCTTTAGTGCTGCTTCCTCCTAAAGGAACATCCTTTTGTAAGCCTTGCTTTTCCTCCTGTAGGCTGGCAGAGGACAGTGGAGCAGCCAACACACAAAACTACGGTTTGTGCATGGCTAAAGACCATGGTGATTTTATAGCATCCTGGGCATTTCACATCCATGAAGTAGGAATTGGGGCTCTGCACCAGGCGTTTCTTCTTGtgtttcctcttctcctcttctgggGAGGGATGAAGAAGATCCTTTGCGAGAGGCATGTTCTCATGTGGGTCGGTCGTCACCGCCGGAAAGGCAGGCCAGAGGTTTTGAATACGGGGGAGGAACTGATAGACAGTCAAGCGGCAGTGCGCCCCAGGACGCTGCTTCTCAACATGTGGTCCTGGTCCAACAGCATTGGCATCACCcaggagcttgttaaaaatagtCTCAAGGCTGAGCATGGTagcttttgcctgtaatcccagaactttgggaggccaaggcaggtggatcacttgaacccaggagtttgagaccagcctcaactggtggggagggggctgtaatcccagcactttgggaggccgaggtgggcggatcatgaggtcaggagatcgagaccatcctggctaacatggtgaaacccagtctctactaaaaataccaaaaaattagctgggcgtgggggcgggcgcctgtagtcccagctactcgggaggctgaggcaggagaatggcaatgaacccaggagatggagcttgcagtgagccgagatggcgccactgcactccagcctgggtgacagagcaagactccgcctcaaaaaaaaaaaagaaaaaagaaaaagaaactgcattTTAACAGGATCCCAGGTGAGTCTTGTGCACAtttaagtttgagaagcactcttttttttcctttggagacaaaactcgctctgttgcccaggctggagtgcagtggcgcaatttcggctcactgcaacctccaccttcagggttcaagtgatcctcctgcctcagcctcctgagtagctgagatcacactcagcaaattttttttttttttttttttttttagtagacacagggtttcaccatgttggccgggctggtcttgaattcctgacctcaagtgatctgcccacctcggcctcccaaagtgctggaattacaggggtgagccactgagAAGCACTATTTAATAGTCCAGGAAATCAGCCCAGTCAGAGATGAGCAGACCAATATAAGAGAATAAGCTGGGTCAGGTCCTGAGCAGGGTCTCAGGACTAGGCAGGGGACAGAGATGCTAAGTGGGGGTGGATGAAGGTGGGTGCTGACATTTTGTGACCATGTATTAACTCCCCTGGGCACTGCTTTTGGTGATTGCTGTCCATCATTTCTTAATCCTCAAAATAAGCCCCCGTTACTGAGTCATGGACATGTTAGTAACTTGCTCGGGGCCACAGCCAATGGTTCCCGAGCCCTGCACCCACTTTACCCGCCATGTGCCTCTGCTGTAGGGAGGACCCTtggcagcaggaggcaggaaCCAGATGCAGGGACTAGACCTTCCCAAGGGGCCGTAGCACCACGGCCCCCCTAGCCTCCTCTCCATGCCAACCACTGCCACAAGGACTTTTACGGAGGCACCCAAGGTCTCTGGCACTTAGGATACCCAGCTCCCTCCTATCTGCCCAGTATGGTGCCTCTGACAACCTGGGTCTGGCCGTTCTTCTCTTGTGCTGGATGCCCCAGCCTGTCTGTTAGATGGGCATAAATGAGGACTCCAGATTCCTGCCTGCAGGAGTCAGGGGGTGATTTAAAAACTAAGTGGACGGGCAtaaggggtggggagggggctgtggCAAACAGGAAAACCTGCATGGAggattgaaacaaacaaaacttcaggAGCCAAACAAACAGGTATGCAGGTTGGACTTGGCACCAGGATCACCAGATTGTGACTGGAGAGACCTTCCAACGTGAAGGCCTAGGCATGCCTTTTCTGGGCTGGCCCCATTCCCTTAGTGCCTGACACCTaaaaaggttcttttttttttttttttttttgagaaggagtcttgctctgttgcccagactggagtgcagtggcacaatctcagctcgctgcaacctctgcctcccaggttcaagcaattctccagcctcagcctctcgagtagctgggattacaggcatgcaccaccatacctggctaattttgtatttttagtagagatggggtttcaccatgttggtcagggccTGGTCCAGCTGCTGTGGTTAAGCAGGGGCAGGATCACAGCAGTAAATGGGGCTGCAACTGGGGTTGGGTGAAGATAGGTGGGGTAGTTCTCACAGAAGCAGGACTTGGGCTGAGCAAGCACCAAAAATCTATCTATTACAACATCAGAACTAACCTGTGGGAGAAGCAGAATGTTTTACGTAAAAGGTGTGTATGGGATGGAGCGGGCTAAGCAGAATGTCCCAAGACGAAGGAGCAGTAGGTGTTGGGAGAATAGCATATAGTTTTGCATGGAAGGAACTCAGACAGCAGTCATAGTAAAGaacttaagacttttttttttttttttctgagggtaGTAGACAGGACTCCAAGTCAGACTGATTAGATTTGTAATTAGAAAAtctgcaggccaggcgtggtggctcacgcctgtaatcccagcactttgggaggccgaggcaggcggatcatgaggtcaggagattgagaccatcctggctaacacagtgaaaccccgtctctactaaaaatacaaaaattagctggacatggtggcaggtgcctgtagtcccagctactcaggaggccgaggcaggagaatggcgtgaacctgggaggcagaggtcacagtgagccgagatcacgccactgcactccagcctgggcaacagagcgagactccgtctaaaaaaaaagaaaaaaaatcactctggtTGCCATGAGAGGGTCAATTGGAGAACAGCTGATCAAGGCCAGCTAGGTACGTGGTTGTCTAGGTGGGAGATGAAGGTGGCCCAGGCTGCTGAGGGACATGTTCTTTCAGAGTGACAGCAGAAGGGACCAAGCCAGCTTTGGCCTAAGTTGCCATAAGCATCCTCATCAGAGGAGCATCCCCAGGCACACCTGCTCCCCACCCAAATGCCAATCTTTGACATCTGAGGACAATGATTTCCTAGAACCTTTCTCCTTAGAGTGTATTCCACTGACTAGCAGCATCATATCACCTGAGAGCGTGTTAGGAATGCAGAGTCTTGGGCCCCATTCCAAACCTACTGCACATGcctctgcattttaacaagagcCTCAGGAGATTTTGTACGCATTAGAAAGTGAAAAACACTGTCTGAGGCCATTGCAGAACTCCTGTGCAGTTCACCCGATCCTTTTCTGGGGCTCTGGGGTTATCCCTGTCAGAGGCTTCCTGTTTGCTCGGGTTAGCCCACGAGGCTCTGACACAGTCCTGCCTGGATGCCCCTGAGCCAAGCTGTGGGGTGTGTGCAGGCGCTGAATACATGCGCTCCACACGCAATGCCCAGCTAGCTTCCCGCCACCAGACGcagcctcccacccaccccatctcactgctgtgtgtgtgtcctgTGCACTTCTCTCGGCAGGAGATAGTGGACTGGTTCAATGCCCTGCGTGCAGCCCGTCTGCAGTATCTAAAATTGGCTTTTCCTGAACTCCCGGAGTCTGAGGTGAGCTAAATGTGGACCCCAATTTCTGAATCTCCTCTCGGCCATCTCCTTCTTTCCTTGTCTGTTGACCTCGAAGACACTCAGAAGCCAGactagggctgggcatggtggctcacgcctgtaatcccagcactttgggaggccgaggcgggcggatcatgaggtcaggagatcgagaccatcctggctagcatggtgaaaccccatctctactaaaaatacaaaaaaattagctggatgtggtggcgggcacctgtaattccagctacttgggaggctgaggcaggagaatggcatgaaaccgggaggcggagcttgcagtgagccgagatggcgccactacactccagcctgggtgacaaagcaagactccatctcaaaaaaaaaaaaaagaaaccaaagaagcCAGACTAGGTTTGTTTGCAGGTAAGACCTCGAGGTTGAGGGCTGGGTAGCTCAGAGGGAAACCCAAGGCATTCTCCAGGGGAGCCTGGGGGGTTACAGCCTCACATATGACAAGGCAGCCTCCCAAAAGCAGGTCAGTTTCTCGCCTTCAGAGGAGTGTCAAGGGGCTCAGCATTTGGTCATCTCTTTCTGACCCCTTCTCCCTCTAAAATGTACAAATGATCCCTAACATACTGCTTACAGAGTGCTTTGAGCCCGTTTTGTCTTGTGAAATGGCAGCCGGGCAGGGgtgattatttccatttcactgaTGTGATACACAGTCCCAGGAAGGGCAGGTGAATAACCAAAGGTGCGCTTCCCTTTGTAACATCCCCGCTTCGCCCTGTGATGCTCTGGGCTTGGGAAAGCCTGGGATCCTCCCCATTACAATTGCAACAGGAGCAGGTATGCCCTTCGTGGCCAACATGATGGGGAGCCGAGAACCTCATTTTGGTTGTCTCCAGACTTCTGGGGCCTTCATCTCCCTATTTCAGGCTGGGCCAGGGAGGCCCGCATGGGGCAGAGGATGCTGCCTTGAGCCAGGAAGCCTGGGCTCTCAGGGGTGCTCTATTGCTCACTTTCTGTGTGACCCCTGCAGATCCTGgcacctctctgagcttctgtttccaGATTGGTAAGATGGCAGTTAGTCCAGGTCATCTTCAGGGTCCCTTCCGGCTCTGAGATTCTATACTCTGGTCCTCTTCAAGAGGCTCCCCTCTAAGAGGATTTTATAAGTGATGGGGGTGGAAAACCATTTTAATGCTGGGATTTTCTTAATCTCAACCATTagagcttccttttttttttttttttttttttttgagacggagtctcgctgtgtcgcccaggctggagtgcagtggcacgatctccgctcactgcaagctccgctgcctcccgggttcctaccattctcctgcctcagcctccctagaagctgggactacaggcacccaccatcacgcccggctaatttttttgtatttttagtagaaacggggtttcaccatgttcgccaggatggtctcgatctcctgacctcatgatccgcccgcctcggcctcccaaagtgctgggattacaggcgtgagccaccacgcctggcctagagcGTCCTTGAAAGCCTAAATGCTCCTTAATTCCAAGGTTTGTAGGGAGCCAGTTGTTTGGAATAGGGTCCCCTCCAGGCCCAAGGATATGCTGAGATGGCAGCTGTCTGGGAGCAATTCCAGTAAGGCCCGAGTCAGAGCCCTTGAGTCAGTCTGCTGAGTTTGCACCCAGAACTGGTTAATGCTGGCTCCCATAGGTGGGGAGTGGAGGGTGCTGACTGCTGACTATGAGGAAGGAGGACAAAGTGCAGATGCTCAGCCTTATTTAATCTGGGCAAGTTGCCCATCTTTGCTGACATGTGTAAAACAAATTGCTCTTCAGTCAACATCCTCAATGTTCCCCTGCCGCTCTCATCCACTGTCAGTACCCGATATCCATCCCGTGTCTTTCTTCCCATTTAATGtctgtgtatggtgtgaggttcTGAGCAATCACCAGGCCTGGCTCAGGCTTTAGGATCCACATGTTGGAAATCCAGGGCATCCcagtggggtctgtggtcctgtaATAAGTGCATATGGTCTTTTGGACTTCAGAGAAAGTAGGTATTGTTGCCATGGTGACAGATGAtccaggcccagagaggtgaggtGACTTGCCTAGGTGATAGTACCTACTTTCTAGGGCTGTTGTGAGACTCCAGCGAGCCAAGCATCTGAAGTATAGGAAGCAGTGCTCCAGCCAtgtgattttcctttttctcccaaTGGTTTCCCTAGGCCTCTGCTTGCTCTGTGCTGACTCAAATTCAGAATATTGAGCAGTTCGGGACTCCATCTGTTTTCTCCAAATGGAAGAATTAAAGCCTAGTGAATGTATTTTAGGATGAGGAGAGTAGtacagtttatattttctttcttacatttaaaaaaattttttattttttgtagagatggtatctcacttaTGTTGCCcggcctggtctcgaacttctggcctcaagcaatcctcctacctcggcctcccaaagtgctgggactacaggtgtgagccactgcatctgacctatattttcatttttggctCACAACTTTCCCCCTTTTAAACTTCCCGTAGCTGTTCCCCAGACCTCACTTCCCCTGTGCCTCTGCCCTGGACCCTGGAGCTCTGGAGGAGCCTCTCTGTTCTTTGAAGGCTGGACTGTCATTTGAAGCTCTAGACTTTCCAGGTTGATGCCTGGGAGCATA
Protein-coding sequences here:
- the LOC105485197 gene encoding small ribosomal subunit protein eS27-like — protein: MLSLETIFNKLLGDANAVGPGPHVEKQRPGAHCRLTVYQFLPRIQNLWPAFPAVTTDPHENMPLAKDLLHPSPEEEKRKHKKKRLVQSPNSYFMDVKCPGCYKITMVFSHAQTVVLCVGCSTVLCQPTGGKARLTKGCSFRRKQH